One Ricinus communis isolate WT05 ecotype wild-type chromosome 2, ASM1957865v1, whole genome shotgun sequence DNA segment encodes these proteins:
- the LOC8274691 gene encoding ABC transporter B family member 13 isoform X1 → MNEVELASDQVLDQNSPKAMDQPSSSSKTPTVSFFALFSAADKIDYFLMFFGSLGACIHGASLPVFFIFFGRMIDSLGNLASDPQKMSTQVSKHALYLVYLGLVVFVSAWIGVALWMQTGERQTARLRLKYLQSVLRKDMNFFDTEARDSNIMFHISSDAILIQDAIGDKTGHAMRYLSQFIVGFAIGFVYVWQLTLLTLAVVPLIAVAGGAYTVIMSTLSEKGEAAYAEAGKVAEEVISQIRTVYSFVGEDKAIEAYSKSLNKALKLGKKSGVAKGVGVGFTYGLLFCAWALLLWYASILVRHHHINGAKAFTMIINVIFSGFALGQATPNLAAIAKGRAAAANIINMIKKDSCPSNSSEDGIELPEVDGKIEFCNICFSYPSRPNMVFENLSFSVSAGKTFAVVGPSGSGKSTVISMVQRFYEPNSGKILLDGHDLKTLRLKWLREQLGLVSQEPALFATTIADNILFGKEDGRMDQVIEAAKVANAHSFVQQLPDGYQTQVGEGGTQLSGGQKQRIAIARAVLRNPKILLLDEATSALDAESELIVQQALDKIMSNRTTIIVAHRLSTIRDVDTIIVLKNGQVAESGNHLDLISKGGEYASLVGLQVSEHLKHSNSIGHSEADGNSSFGELPHSHNNPLNFKSISTGEVQSNDERIDLANHASTASIWELLKLNSPEWPCALLGSLGAVLAGMEAPMFALGITHVLTAFYYPDASEMRHEIQRVVLIFVGLAVITIPIYLLQHYFYTLMGERLTARVRLSMFSAILSNEIGWFDLDENNTGSLTSTLAADATLVRSALADRLSTVVQNVALTVTACVIAFTLSWRVASVVVASLPLLVGASIAEQLFLKGFGGDYHAYSRATSVAREALTNIRTVAAFGAEERISIQFASELNKPNKQALLRGHVSGFGYGITQLFAFGSYALGLWYASILITHRDSNFGNIMKSFMVLIITALAIAETLALTPDIVKGTQALAPVFSILHRKTAIDPENPTSKMVADIKGDIDFRNVNFKYPARPDITIFQQLNLKVPAGRSLAVVGQSGSGKSTIIALLLRFYDPISGTILIDGCEIKTLNLKSLRLKIGLVQQEPALFSTTIYENIRYGNENASEIEIMKAAKAANAHGFISRMPEGYQTHVGDRGLQLSGGQKQRVAIARAMLKNPSILLLDEATSALDTESEKTVQEALNKLMEGRTTILVAHRLSTIRDADSIAVLQHGKVAEIGSHTQLIGKPDSIYKQLVSLQQETSRKLY, encoded by the exons ATGAATGAAGTGGAGCTTGCCTCTGATCAGGTTTTGGATCAGAATTCACCTAAAGCAATGGATCAACCATCAAGTTCAAGCAAAACTCCCACCGTTTCATTCTTTGCTCTATTTTCTGCAGCTGATAAAATTGATTACTTCTTGATGTTTTTTGGAAGTCTAGGGGCATGCATTCATGGTGCTTCACTTCCtgttttctttatctttttcgGTCGTATGATTGATTCCCTTGGAAATCTAGCTTCCGATCCTCAAAAAATGTCTACACAAGTTTCCAAG CATGCCTTGTACTTGGTGTATTTGGGGCTTGTGGTTTTTGTATCAGCATGGATAG GTGTTGCTTTGTGGATGCAAACTGGGGAGAGGCAAACAGCTCGTTTGCGTCTCAAGTACCTTCAATCTGTTTTAAGGAAGGATATGAATTTTTTCGACACAGAAGCCAGAGATTCCAACATCATGTTCCACATCTCCAGTGATGCGATACTAATACAAGATGCAATAGGTGACAAG ACAGGCCATGCCATGCGCTACCTTTCTCAGTTCATTGTTGGATTTGCCATAGGATTTGTATATGTGTGGCAACTAACACTCCTCACCTTGGCTGTGGTTCCGTTGATAGCTGTTGCTGGGGGAGCTTATACTGTGATCATGTCTACCTTATCAGAGAAAGGTGAGGCTGCTTATGCTGAGGCTGGCAAGGTTGCAGAAGAG GTTATTTCACAAATTCGCACTGTATACTCATTTGTAGGAGAGGATAAAGCAATTGAAGCATATTCTAAGTCCCTTAATAAAGCACTTAAATTGGGGAAGAAAAGTGGGGTTGCAAAAGGAGTTGGTGTTGGATTTACATATGGGCTATTGTTTTGTGCTTGGGCATTGCTTCTCTGGTATGCCAGCATCCTTGTTAGGCATCACCACATAAATGGGGCAAAAGCTTTCACAATGATTATCAATGTCATTTTTAGTGGATT TGCTCTTGGTCAAGCTACTCCAAACCTTGCTGCTATTGCTAAAGGCCGGGCTGCCGCCGCCAATATCATTAACATGATCAAGAAAGACTCTTGTCCTTCTAACAGCTCAGAAGATGGAATTGAGTTGCCAGAAGTAGATGGGAAAATCGAATTTTGCAATATCTGTTTCTCTTACCCCTCACGACCCAATATGGTCTTTGAGAATCTGAGCTTTTCTGTAAGTGCCGGGAAAACCTTTGCAGTTGTTGGTCCCAGTGGCTCAGGAAAGAGCACTGTTATATCTATGGTTCAACGTTTCTATGAACCCAATTCAG GTAAAATACTATTGGATGGACATGATCTCAAGACTCTTCGCCTCAAATGGCTGAGAGAACAGCTTGGATTGGTAAGTCAGGAACCAGCGTTATTTGCCACAACTATAGCTGATAATATTTTGTTTGGTAAAGAAGATGGAAGGATGGATCAGGTTATTGAAGCTGCCAAAGTTGCCAATGCACATTCTTTTGTTCAACAATTACCTGATGGCTATCAAACTCAG GTGGGGGAGGGAGGAACTCAGCTTTCTGGTGGACAAAAGCAAAGAATTGCTATAGCAAGAGCAGTGTTGAGAAATCCAAAGATACTACTTTTGGATGAGGCTACTAGTGCTCTTGATGCAGAATCAGAGCTCATTGTTCAGCAGGCCCTGGATAAAATCATGTCAAATCGGACTACTATCATTGTCGCACACCGGCTATCCACTATTCGAGATGTCGACACCATCATTGTCTTGAAGAATGGCCAAGTTGCTGAGAGTGGGAACCATTTGGACTTGATATCTAAGGGAGGAGAGTATGCAAGTCTAGTGGGTTTGCAAGTATCAGAACATTTAaaacattcaaattcaataGGTCATTCTGAAGCTGATGGGAATTCTAGCTTTGGAGAACTTCCGCACAGTCATAACAACCCGCTGAATTTTAAGTCAATCTCAACAGGAGAGGTGCAGTCAAATGATGAAAGAATCGACTTAGCCAACCATGCTTCAACTGCATCGATTTGGGAACTGCTGAAGTTAAATTCACCAGAATGGCCTTGTGCACTGCTTGGTTCATTGGGTGCAGTTTTGGCTGGCATGGAAGCTCCTATGTTTGCACTAGGGATAACACATGTCCTGACTGCATTTTATTATCCTGATGCTTCTGAAATGAGACATGAGATTCAAAGGGtagttttgatttttgtgGGACTGGCTGTGATTACCATTCCTATATATCTTCTGCAACATTATTTCTACACTTTGATGGGAGAGCGTCTTACCGCTCGTGTTCGTCTATCGATGTTCTCAG CTATCCTTTCCAATGAGATTGGCTGGTTTGATTTAGATGAGAACAATACCGGCTCGCTAACATCAACTTTGGCTGCTGATGCAACTTTGGTGCGGAGTGCTCTTGCTGACCGCCTCTCAACAGTCGTGCAGAATGTGGCACTTACAGTTACAGCATGTGTTATTGCCTTTACACTAAGTTGGCGCGTAGCATCTGTTGTTGTTGCCTCCTTACCTCTGCTTGTTGGAGCTTCTATAGCTGAG CAACTTTTTCTCAAGGGGTTTGGAGGAGACTATCATGCTTACTCTAGAGCAACTTCTGTGGCACGAGAAGCACTCACCAATATTCGCACAGTTGCTGCATTCGGGGCTGAAGAACGAATCTCCATTCAGTTTGCCTCTGAACTAAACAAACCAAACAAGCAAGCGCTCTTACGAGGACATGTATCAGGGTTTGGGTATGGCATTACTCAGCTATTTGCTTTTGGTTCCTATGCCCTTGGCCTTTGGTATGCGTCAATCCTTATCACACACAGGGATTCCAACTTTGGGAACATCATGAAGTCCTTCATGGTTTTGATAATCACTGCACTAGCTATAGCAGAAACTCTTGCTCTTACACCAGACATTGTGAAAGGTACACAGGCACTTGCACCAGTTTTTAGCATTCTCCATAGGAAAACAGCTATAGACCCTGAGAATCCGACATCAAAAATGGTGGCTGATATCAAAGGGGATATAGATTTCAGAAATGTGAATTTCAAGTACCCTGCCAGGCCTGACATCACCATTTTTCAGCAGTTAAATCTCAAAGTTCCAGCAGGCAGAAGTCTTGCTGTAGTTGGTCAAAGTGGATCAGGAAAGAGTACAATAATTGCCCTACTGCTGAGATTCTATGATCCCATTTCTGGAACAATTTTGATTGATGGATGTGAGATTAAAACCTTAAACTTGAAATCACTAAGGCTAAAGATAGGTTTGGTGCAACAAGAGCCAGCATTATTCTCCACAACTATTTATGAAAACATCAGGTATGGGAATGAAAATGCCTCAGAAATTGAGATAATGAAGGCAGCAAAAGCAGCAAATGCTCATGGATTTATCAGCAGAATGCCTGAAGGATACCAAACTCATGTGGGTGATAGGGGACTGCAGTTATCAGGGGGACAGAAACAGAGAGTGGCAATTGCTAGAGCAATGCTCAAAAACCCTTCCATTCTTCTTCTGGACGAAGCTACTAGTGCACTGGATACAGAATCTGAGAAGACGGTTCAAGAGGCTCTAAATAAGCTTATGGAAGGAAGAACAACAATTTTGGTAGCTCATAGGTTGTCAACAATTCGCGATGCAGATAGCATAGCTGTATTACAACATGGGAAAGTAGCTGAAATTGGCAGCCATACACAGCTGATAGGAAAACCTGATAGTATCTATAAGCAATTAGTTAGCCTGCAACAAGAAACAAGCAGAAAGTTATACTGA
- the LOC8274691 gene encoding ABC transporter B family member 13 isoform X2 encodes MSTLSEKGEAAYAEAGKVAEEVISQIRTVYSFVGEDKAIEAYSKSLNKALKLGKKSGVAKGVGVGFTYGLLFCAWALLLWYASILVRHHHINGAKAFTMIINVIFSGFALGQATPNLAAIAKGRAAAANIINMIKKDSCPSNSSEDGIELPEVDGKIEFCNICFSYPSRPNMVFENLSFSVSAGKTFAVVGPSGSGKSTVISMVQRFYEPNSGKILLDGHDLKTLRLKWLREQLGLVSQEPALFATTIADNILFGKEDGRMDQVIEAAKVANAHSFVQQLPDGYQTQVGEGGTQLSGGQKQRIAIARAVLRNPKILLLDEATSALDAESELIVQQALDKIMSNRTTIIVAHRLSTIRDVDTIIVLKNGQVAESGNHLDLISKGGEYASLVGLQVSEHLKHSNSIGHSEADGNSSFGELPHSHNNPLNFKSISTGEVQSNDERIDLANHASTASIWELLKLNSPEWPCALLGSLGAVLAGMEAPMFALGITHVLTAFYYPDASEMRHEIQRVVLIFVGLAVITIPIYLLQHYFYTLMGERLTARVRLSMFSAILSNEIGWFDLDENNTGSLTSTLAADATLVRSALADRLSTVVQNVALTVTACVIAFTLSWRVASVVVASLPLLVGASIAEQLFLKGFGGDYHAYSRATSVAREALTNIRTVAAFGAEERISIQFASELNKPNKQALLRGHVSGFGYGITQLFAFGSYALGLWYASILITHRDSNFGNIMKSFMVLIITALAIAETLALTPDIVKGTQALAPVFSILHRKTAIDPENPTSKMVADIKGDIDFRNVNFKYPARPDITIFQQLNLKVPAGRSLAVVGQSGSGKSTIIALLLRFYDPISGTILIDGCEIKTLNLKSLRLKIGLVQQEPALFSTTIYENIRYGNENASEIEIMKAAKAANAHGFISRMPEGYQTHVGDRGLQLSGGQKQRVAIARAMLKNPSILLLDEATSALDTESEKTVQEALNKLMEGRTTILVAHRLSTIRDADSIAVLQHGKVAEIGSHTQLIGKPDSIYKQLVSLQQETSRKLY; translated from the exons ATGTCTACCTTATCAGAGAAAGGTGAGGCTGCTTATGCTGAGGCTGGCAAGGTTGCAGAAGAG GTTATTTCACAAATTCGCACTGTATACTCATTTGTAGGAGAGGATAAAGCAATTGAAGCATATTCTAAGTCCCTTAATAAAGCACTTAAATTGGGGAAGAAAAGTGGGGTTGCAAAAGGAGTTGGTGTTGGATTTACATATGGGCTATTGTTTTGTGCTTGGGCATTGCTTCTCTGGTATGCCAGCATCCTTGTTAGGCATCACCACATAAATGGGGCAAAAGCTTTCACAATGATTATCAATGTCATTTTTAGTGGATT TGCTCTTGGTCAAGCTACTCCAAACCTTGCTGCTATTGCTAAAGGCCGGGCTGCCGCCGCCAATATCATTAACATGATCAAGAAAGACTCTTGTCCTTCTAACAGCTCAGAAGATGGAATTGAGTTGCCAGAAGTAGATGGGAAAATCGAATTTTGCAATATCTGTTTCTCTTACCCCTCACGACCCAATATGGTCTTTGAGAATCTGAGCTTTTCTGTAAGTGCCGGGAAAACCTTTGCAGTTGTTGGTCCCAGTGGCTCAGGAAAGAGCACTGTTATATCTATGGTTCAACGTTTCTATGAACCCAATTCAG GTAAAATACTATTGGATGGACATGATCTCAAGACTCTTCGCCTCAAATGGCTGAGAGAACAGCTTGGATTGGTAAGTCAGGAACCAGCGTTATTTGCCACAACTATAGCTGATAATATTTTGTTTGGTAAAGAAGATGGAAGGATGGATCAGGTTATTGAAGCTGCCAAAGTTGCCAATGCACATTCTTTTGTTCAACAATTACCTGATGGCTATCAAACTCAG GTGGGGGAGGGAGGAACTCAGCTTTCTGGTGGACAAAAGCAAAGAATTGCTATAGCAAGAGCAGTGTTGAGAAATCCAAAGATACTACTTTTGGATGAGGCTACTAGTGCTCTTGATGCAGAATCAGAGCTCATTGTTCAGCAGGCCCTGGATAAAATCATGTCAAATCGGACTACTATCATTGTCGCACACCGGCTATCCACTATTCGAGATGTCGACACCATCATTGTCTTGAAGAATGGCCAAGTTGCTGAGAGTGGGAACCATTTGGACTTGATATCTAAGGGAGGAGAGTATGCAAGTCTAGTGGGTTTGCAAGTATCAGAACATTTAaaacattcaaattcaataGGTCATTCTGAAGCTGATGGGAATTCTAGCTTTGGAGAACTTCCGCACAGTCATAACAACCCGCTGAATTTTAAGTCAATCTCAACAGGAGAGGTGCAGTCAAATGATGAAAGAATCGACTTAGCCAACCATGCTTCAACTGCATCGATTTGGGAACTGCTGAAGTTAAATTCACCAGAATGGCCTTGTGCACTGCTTGGTTCATTGGGTGCAGTTTTGGCTGGCATGGAAGCTCCTATGTTTGCACTAGGGATAACACATGTCCTGACTGCATTTTATTATCCTGATGCTTCTGAAATGAGACATGAGATTCAAAGGGtagttttgatttttgtgGGACTGGCTGTGATTACCATTCCTATATATCTTCTGCAACATTATTTCTACACTTTGATGGGAGAGCGTCTTACCGCTCGTGTTCGTCTATCGATGTTCTCAG CTATCCTTTCCAATGAGATTGGCTGGTTTGATTTAGATGAGAACAATACCGGCTCGCTAACATCAACTTTGGCTGCTGATGCAACTTTGGTGCGGAGTGCTCTTGCTGACCGCCTCTCAACAGTCGTGCAGAATGTGGCACTTACAGTTACAGCATGTGTTATTGCCTTTACACTAAGTTGGCGCGTAGCATCTGTTGTTGTTGCCTCCTTACCTCTGCTTGTTGGAGCTTCTATAGCTGAG CAACTTTTTCTCAAGGGGTTTGGAGGAGACTATCATGCTTACTCTAGAGCAACTTCTGTGGCACGAGAAGCACTCACCAATATTCGCACAGTTGCTGCATTCGGGGCTGAAGAACGAATCTCCATTCAGTTTGCCTCTGAACTAAACAAACCAAACAAGCAAGCGCTCTTACGAGGACATGTATCAGGGTTTGGGTATGGCATTACTCAGCTATTTGCTTTTGGTTCCTATGCCCTTGGCCTTTGGTATGCGTCAATCCTTATCACACACAGGGATTCCAACTTTGGGAACATCATGAAGTCCTTCATGGTTTTGATAATCACTGCACTAGCTATAGCAGAAACTCTTGCTCTTACACCAGACATTGTGAAAGGTACACAGGCACTTGCACCAGTTTTTAGCATTCTCCATAGGAAAACAGCTATAGACCCTGAGAATCCGACATCAAAAATGGTGGCTGATATCAAAGGGGATATAGATTTCAGAAATGTGAATTTCAAGTACCCTGCCAGGCCTGACATCACCATTTTTCAGCAGTTAAATCTCAAAGTTCCAGCAGGCAGAAGTCTTGCTGTAGTTGGTCAAAGTGGATCAGGAAAGAGTACAATAATTGCCCTACTGCTGAGATTCTATGATCCCATTTCTGGAACAATTTTGATTGATGGATGTGAGATTAAAACCTTAAACTTGAAATCACTAAGGCTAAAGATAGGTTTGGTGCAACAAGAGCCAGCATTATTCTCCACAACTATTTATGAAAACATCAGGTATGGGAATGAAAATGCCTCAGAAATTGAGATAATGAAGGCAGCAAAAGCAGCAAATGCTCATGGATTTATCAGCAGAATGCCTGAAGGATACCAAACTCATGTGGGTGATAGGGGACTGCAGTTATCAGGGGGACAGAAACAGAGAGTGGCAATTGCTAGAGCAATGCTCAAAAACCCTTCCATTCTTCTTCTGGACGAAGCTACTAGTGCACTGGATACAGAATCTGAGAAGACGGTTCAAGAGGCTCTAAATAAGCTTATGGAAGGAAGAACAACAATTTTGGTAGCTCATAGGTTGTCAACAATTCGCGATGCAGATAGCATAGCTGTATTACAACATGGGAAAGTAGCTGAAATTGGCAGCCATACACAGCTGATAGGAAAACCTGATAGTATCTATAAGCAATTAGTTAGCCTGCAACAAGAAACAAGCAGAAAGTTATACTGA